AACATTACCTGCCGCTTGGCCTCCCTCAGCTTGCGTTTGAGAGCGGTGAGGATTCTCTGAACCTCCCAGAGTCGCTCCTCCTTGGACAGGTCCTTGACGCCTGCCTGCAGGTCTCTGTGCAGGCAGTTCAACAGGAACTCCTGAACACAGACACCTTTATGTCCGCGGGTTCTGTTCCCAGATCAGTGAGCGTGAGCAGGAGTCAAACACTTAAACTCAACCAACAACTGGAACAACAATAAGTCAGGGATGCTAcaaatgtttcatttcaaaACTGCAAACTTATCCAGACTAATTTCTTCATTGGCTTTTATAGCATTGTGAAAACATTTGAGCAGAAACTTATCTGTAGGTTTCACAAATTGAGAAACAACGCAGAGTCTGGTGTAGAACCATTTCACTGCTATTTTAACCACTTGGACCGGCTCCAAAATCTGTAGCCTCTGCCTAATAAGCCCTGGACTATCCTACAAGAATCTGCAAAGCACAGCTGCTGAACTTTGCCAACTTTATCgttattaaaaagtgttttacttTAACTAGGCCCAGTTTTAAGACCACATGTCCAGTTCCACAATTTAAAGCcgtgtaaaatccaaaatactAATGAAGTTGACTTTTTAATTCAAGTGCATTCTGTAAataagtcataaaaaaaaaaactaaatacagTTCCATAACATTATAAAATGGTGAAGAGTTGCAAATAAATGATTAAGAATGCTATATAACataaatcaatataaaaaaaatgactgcattgattaatattattagatttcaaaaagtaaatacaaggatatttatacatgtttagattttttttgtaggaaCCCTGCTAAGCATCCAAGAAAATGTCTTATAAAGACCTATACGCTGTTCTTTAATACGCAGTAATGTAATAGTTgggtgaagaaagaaaaatgtgtccAAAAACGAGTTTAGATGCAAATAATCAGAAATATTAACAGAGATTTTAAAGtatttagtgataaaaaaaagaaaatacatgaaaatatTTGCGAAGATGTGCAGGAGCACTGCCCTGTGTCTCGGCACAGCTTGatgaagctttaaaaaaaacaatcaacagCTGATAAAAGTTCAACTTTAatgcatttcacattttgtcctaAGCTTTTCTTGCATTTCTACCTTTTCCAGCCATGCAACACACAACATTTAGAGTTTTTTCATCCAGTTGTTTGCGTCGACCTTCACAGATTAATACATGCTTGTGTAATCTTGTTCCATTGTTTTTaagagaggaaataaaaaacatcatttTCACAATGGTTAGAAAACGAGCGAATAAAAACCGGCCAGTGCTGGACTGACACTAACCTGCCGCCGGATTTCCTCCTTGATGTTCTCCTGGGTCTCGGGCAGAGCTGGCATGGTTGCCATGTTGGACCAGCGGAGCGGCCGCACCACCGGCTTCAGGACAACGTCTCCGAAGAGCTCTTTCACGTGGGTAAAGAAGATGTAGAGGACACGGTTCCCGATCTAGAGGGAAGGAGAACGCATCAGCAGAGTAAAAAGCAGGAAGACACGGTTTCCACCCTGCAGCTGAAACGTTTCTGGAGCAGTTCCTCTACAGCAGCCTGCtccatatttacatatttacgtGTCCTCGTTCCACTAGTGCTGGATACCTCCATGTTTATTTAACGGATGTGTTTTTGGCTCAGAGTGAGTTGAACAGATGAATCCTATGGGGATAAATTAGCTGCACTAAAAACTGGGCCAGGGTTTCACAGACGAACTCACCGCTTGAACCAATGAAAACTTGGTTAACGTGTTGCTAGGGGAATGCTCGGATTTTTAGTGTCACCACTCCACACCTTTCCAGGTTCAAAGTCCTGGACTTTTATGTTCTTTTATAagcttaatgtttaaaaaaaaggaattaatgATACATGAACATACTGTAGATATGGAAGCTGCAACAACCACAGGGAGGGTGGATAGATGATGAATGACCCAATGGATTGATGGACGAGCACACATGCATGAATGCATACATGGAAGGATAAACGGATGAGAACGAACCGATGAATTGATAGATGgttaaatgaatgaatgcattAATGGGTGTTTTAGATCGATGGGAGATTAATTCAAAATGCACACATTTCTAGACCACTCTTccagggtttatacaggaatgaggAACGCTaatttattgctcttttaatgctcttagaaataattttaatgccaTTAACAAGTACCCATGActctagtatatatatatatatatatatatatatatatatatatatatatatatatatatatatatatatcccttgcagctgatctgtggctgtcCCTGTCCGACTTCATGTGAGATCGTAAAGCAttgacaccttttttttttttttttttttttttttttttttacaaacacggcaAAAACCTTCGTCATCTTTACCGTCGACAGGCAGCAGCCATGTCCCGAATTCCTCGTTTTCCCTTCACTTTTGttaaaatttgcattttccccCATTCTCTAGCTCTTTCTCCGCCTCAAGCTTCTTTTCCGAACATCGTAAAAAGTACTGATTCAGGGTGTTTGGTTCCGCGCAAACACGCtgaatcagttatatctgatatAATATATTTgacgaaactgtttttatgaatgtatttttttagaaaaaaaaaataaaccgttTTAAATGCCGCCgataattacatttaatgaattttaatgccaattaaggccttttaacagggttcctacagcataaggcaagttaaatgcaagactttttaatgccacttgaaataaaaagttaagaccaacttcacgataaacaagataaacctggttgcaaCAACTTcccccaaatgtttattttaacataaaccattactttctggcccagtagacatgtttaaaaattttaaaaacattccatataggaagaaaaaaaaaaaaaaaacacaaattacagatatattttttaacaactactgaactgaattcacaaactttgttttgttccctactaaaataaactataaatcagttttaaaaaccacaacataaccagtgccaacagtttttattggttccgctatcgtgacggaaccaataatggttacattgagccgttcggtaaatttaaaaaattataattgtgtcaattattttactgtttggtaaggattacaaaaataaaatcctatttatgacctggtaacaattttaagacctaagaaagactgatttaagacattttaatgccaattgaGGCCTtggttttatattacagaattcaatgccttttaagactttttaaggatccgcaggaaccctgttttaatgacttttaatgaccCACGGAAGCCCTGTCTTCCTCCTGCAGTAGTTTAGCTGCTGACCTGGATGGTCGGGTTGAGGACGATGGAGATGTTCTGGATGTTCATCTTGGTGTCGGCCTCCCTGGCGATGACGTGGTCCATGTGCGTGACGAGCCAGGAGAGGAGCAGCCGGCTCTGCGGCGGCACCTCGGCCAGCAGCTTGTGAAACTCCGCCACCTTCTCCGCCTCGGCTGGCCGTCCGCAGGCGTCCTCGAAGCGCTGCGCCAGCTCTCGACTCAGCAGGTTCTCCGGCAGCTCGCGCAGGTACTGCTTCAGCAGGCTGGCGACCGTGTGGGGGTCGTACTCCTCCAGGCAGGGACACTCCTCCCGGTCGTAAGCCGCTTTCAGCTCGTCCACCTTGGACTTCATCCCTGGCGAGGAGAGATGACGAACAATtcatcgcattttcaatataatcgtgattttaaaaaaacgcaatttccaaatctcagaggtctgcaatttttggctatgtaacaattatgGAATTAGActcgtccattaggtgtcagtaaaatgtttaaagtgggtttgcctcctcATGGAAgtgaagacagttgcagcagtgagataaactaattttattacttgttttagagtttatataatcatacatagcattaagtacaggtcaatcagtttaatacatagacttgcttgttggtgggaataatattctgatcaatagaaacattaaaagttcatatttaaaatagtccttgtttacaaacatctttatttagaggccatttttgttgcttgtggttaatgcggagaaaagtcaaaattgcaattttgattgaaatatattgtaggcagaacacaatcatttctgctccaaatttagatgctgtgggtcttttagcaactaatccacatggcgaggataCAAATTGAtgtgttgtttgtatatattttaaaacacatgataaattaaactgggggaaaaaaaaaaatcgcaattcgattattttccaaaatcgttcagccctagacgaaggttaatgtttttaatgcttttcccCTCACgagatgaattaaaaaaaagcacgtttgagatgtttgtttctttccactgtcaccacatgcttgctcagaaGGGAAGGCTCTCCAGCCGGTGATGGAAAGCGACAGACTAGGCTTCCTTAAGCAGACAACGTTCTGATTACTGGCCTTTTAAACTGAACCGTCTCCATAACAGAAgggattttattaaataaatcataCCTGAGACCCTATAGATGCCCTCACACTTCATGCCGTAGCTCTCGATGTAGTCCACACATTCCCTGAAGATGGCCGGCAGCTGGATGCCGTCATACAGAGCGGTCCTCTTCACGGCTTCAGCCAGCGGAGCGCCGAAGATGGGTCTCACTGTCGGAGTCTCCACCGGCACCGGCTCCGCCTCCGAGGCcggctttttcttcttcttcttctccttccacTGTTTGACCACGTCGGCGGCGGTCAAGTCCTTGGACTTCTTCTCCTTGGCCTTGTCCTCTTTGGGGCCTTTCTCCTTCACCTTGAAgtccttctccttcttcttggAGAAGCTGGGCTTCTTGAACACGTGGATCCCCTTGGAGCGCTTCATCTTGGACGGGCTCTCCGCCTCGTCCGCCGAGCTGTCCTCCTGGAAGGCGGCGTATCCCTCGGCTGTGAGGAAAGGTTACAAACGGGGTTAAATctgagatgagaaaaaaaaaaaaaaaaagaaaacaccctTATCTTCCTCCAACAGCAAAACTACGATAGCGGCGCGACAGAAACAGGAAGAgggacgagagagagagaagacggCAGAGAATGGGGACAGGGAAAAGAGGTCAGCCGCTGATTTAGCACAGCTCCCACAGCACCTCTCCTCTCTAAACCCGACAGTTCAGCTCCATTCCCAGCCAGCGGACTCTGCTCTGCTGCGGGAATCAAAGCGTCGTCTGCGATGCACCTTCCCTGGGAACCGGCCGCCGccctccttttctctctctcaccgGGCACCAAGGTGGGAGCTAAATCTAAATCCAGATGTGGAAAAATGATGACACAGGGCGGACAACGGCGGAAAACGGCCCACGCCGTGGGCGAGGCCAGGATGGACGGGTGGAAACCTCTCTTATCTGTTTTCCTAAATGCGGCGCGTTGTCGTATCAATGATGCGCAGCGCCGTGCAAAAAGGGTTTTGAGTCCAGCGCCTGGTTTCTGTCAACGTCGCCTTGAAGCGGCCGGACTTTCTTCTTCTGATCAATAgttcagggttcctacagcgtaaggcaagttaaattcaagactttttaagaccttttaatgccacttgaaataaaaagttaagaccaacttcacgataaacaagataaacctggttgcgacaacttcacccaaatgtttattttaacataaaccattactttttggcccagtagacatgtttaacattttgaaaaacattccatgtaggaagaaagctaaaaaacacaaattacagatatatttttaacaactactgaactgaattcacaaactttgttttgttccctactaaaataaactataaatcagttttaaaaccacaacataaccagtgccaactcttttacGCAGCTATGGTCCAGCCGCAACCGTTTTTATttgttccgctatcgggacggaaccaataattgTTAAattgagccgttcggtaaattaaaaaatatataattgtatcaattattttaccgtttggtaaggattacaaaaataaaatcctatttatgacatggtaacaattttaagacctaagaacgactaatttaagacattttaatgccaattaaggccttagttttataatacagaattcaatgccttttaagactttttaaggatccgcgggaaccctgatAGTTGGTCAGGCTTTCTGACGGTATTCAACGTTTTCTCTGCAGTCTGGCAGATTTAATAAAcgtgaactaaaaaaaaaaaaagagaaataaataagaataaatcacaaaagcacatttttgcCAGCTGCTATCCTCTTATCCCACAACGGGTCGCGAGGGAAACAgatccaggagggaaacccagacctTCCTCTCCGCGGCGACATCCTCAGGTCAGACAGGATGAATTATGGGATGTCGTACCCAGAACCCCCAACCAAACCACCTCAATTAACTCATTTGTATGTGGAGATGCAGCGGCCCTACTTTGAGCCCCATCCCTGATAACCTGAACGCGGCCACCCTCTGGAGGGAGCTCTTTTCGCCTCCATGCATccaggatcttgttcttttAGTCATGATCCAGACCTCATGACTGTAGCTGAGCTCAGGAATGCAGACGGCCCGATAAATCTGCCGTCGTTACTGCAGAAACCCCCGTCCGTCTCTCCATCTCAGCTTCCATTAAATAATTACACACTTTTTAAGCGTGAGAAATGCAGAACAAATGAGAAGCTAGCGGTCACGCTGGAGACTTTACAGTTTTCAATCACTGGTCTTCCCTGAAAAAGTTGTATTCATCTGGTCTTTGCCTCACAGAGTCATACAGTGACTGCTGGTAGGacttgttgccttgcagcaagaaggttctgggttgaAATCCTGGCCTGGCCTGCTTTCTCCAATTGCTTATGTCGGTCCTCTCTGTCACACCAAAAACATGCATGCAAGGCTAATAAGTCCCTCTAAACTTAACCTAAGATCTTATGCTGCGTTAAAAAGCCGCCCAGAGTTTCACCGCCTCCTGCAGGAGCTGCGCCCTGAGCAGTTTGACGACCCGctgactagggctgggcgataaatcgatttaatcgattaattcgaatttacaattctttaagatttcatttttggaaaatctggattttattttgccaatacactcattgggtttccatgaagagaacagcatgtgatgctggatatatgtttaggcaaatgtattgtcaaaatattgttaagtggagactttttttttaccataatacgaggtacttcatttacttatttacttttttttaaacttagtttgaagttcacaagtgcagtgaatcctgttcttagctcaatgtttaataccactagcagcaaatgttttgttatattttcattgtttataatggcatgGCTGCcgtcttgttttacaagcatgtttcacggtttgtttttagttgcactttgaattcaggtcaactccctgacgaaatgcttgacataaaagcaaggttttaaagtaatttctttaatttctttttatgaaacaaaaaggaggaaaaaactcgattaatcagatttggtatgataaaatcggagatttaatttttaatccatatcgcccagacCTACTGCTGACCGGCATCAGTGACCGCATCTCCAGCCAGGAcaatctgtccatctgtctcagGTTAGCGGACATCATTCAGGAGGCTTGATGTTTGCATGTATCAGTGAtaagaagtaaaaaataataataataaattgttCCCTTTGGGAAAATCCACCCTTATGACACATAACGGactctgtgattggttgatgctCCGCGTCTAcctgcaaaagttcagattttccgATTACTGCGTCGGTCGCTCTACAGGCGCTTAACGTGCGTCAAGCCAGACGTGCAGCGCTAACCGCGTGGAAACTTCAGAGATTTAGACGTCTCGAAGCCGCTGGAGGCGCGTCCGCTACAGACCCtgcagtagggctgaacaattaatcgcattttcaatataatcgtgatttaaaataacgcaatttccaaatcgcagagtctgcaatttttggctatgtaacaatcagggaattagacacatccattaggtgttggtaaaagatagacaacaagcttgtatgaaacagtgtcactgcttttaaattgtttttattgttttatatttgtgcatatgtattaattggtttatttttgtaaccaggttgtagtgtttttgcagatttctgcccaggtcccccttgaaaatgagatccagatctcaacggggtttacctggttaaataaaggaaaaaaaaaaaaaaaaaaaaaaaaaaaaaaaaaaaaaaaaaaaaaaaaaaaatctttaaagtgggtttgcctccacatggaagggaagacagttgcagcagtgagataatctaattttattacttgttttagagtttatataatcatacaaagcattaagtacaggtcaatcagtttaatacatagacttgcttgttggttgcactttatgttcaacaaggattgatgtccaattaaattaaaagctgttcttttgaataatattctgatgaatagaaacattaaaagttcatatttaaaatagtccttgtttacaaacatctttatttagaggccatttttgttgcttgtggttaatgtggagaaaagtcaaaattgcaattttggttgaaatatattgtaggcagaacgcaatcatttctgctctgagtttagatgctgcgggtcttttagcaactaatccacatggcgaggaaacaaattgatttgttgtttgtatatattttgaaacacatgataaattaaactggaaaaaaaatcacattaaatcacaatattaagaaaaaaaatcgcaattagattattttacaaaatcgtccagccctaccctGCAGGTAAACCAGACGCCGTGACTCTCGCAGCGCAGCATTGGTGTGTGCATGCACGGTTGTGTATCTTATGTGTCTCTGTGTCCACAAACAACTGCAGAGAGGCACAAGCCTGCAGAGATTGAGCAAGCGGTCTGGTGGATGAAAGTTCTCACGCGCCCAGACATTAAATCTGCACCTTAATAATTAATCACTGCCCTACCTGCAGCAGTAATTGCTGAGATTTAATTTAGCCTCAGAACGTTTGGCGGTTTTGCCCAAGGGAGAAGTATAATATGTGCCAGAGAGTAAAACGGCGTCTTACTCCTTTTCTCCTTCTTCTTgaacttgtttttcttcttgccGTGCTCCTTGTCGTCATCTGAGACGTACGGGTCGGGCGGCTCATGGTGATGTCCGTCGTGAGGCGGCGACGGCTCGCCCGTGCGGTACAGCCCCGGGAACTTGGTGGGGCTGATCTCCTCGGAGCTGGGGGTGCGGGCCACACCGCCCGGGTGATCGGCCCTGCGCTGCTCTGCAGGGCTGCTGCTGGGGGGCAGGAAGCACTCCGTCATGTTCTCTCTGGCCGTATCGCTCCACGGACCGCCGCGTCACGCCTCCATCCCGCCTGCAGCGGTGGAAAAATAGGTCAACATGGGTAAACAGCCGGGCTCCAAGGAGACCCTAAGACTTTCATCAAAGTAGATAGTAACTGAGTTCATGTTACCTGGGCTAAACtctcacaaaaaataaataataaaaaaatcagagaagACATTACATTcgttttaacattaaactaagGTTTTTTTACTTCAGGAAACATCTAATGCAGGGGTGTACAAACTTTTCGGTACGTGGGCTATAAAATTTTAACCCAAAGgaactcaagggccaaaaaattaacacactttttaaacaaaaaaaataaaagttttttactTGCTCTACAAAATAGGATAATTTTACATAActtaaattagtcagatttttttaatattttttataggaaattaatgtgtaaatcattgtagatttaatttttttttaaaaaggggtttGCTCAATTGTTGTATTCATCtcgtttgcaaattattttgaataataataataaactctttttggtctagtaATATCAAAACAgtatttgggttgtttttttttttaaaacacttgctgtaattagccagtttttgattttaatgcaccaaagtctacatttgagtaattaaatgtcattggatagacgctactatgaaattaaaagatAATGTCAGTATGTTTATTAGAAgataaatactttgtgttgtacttaacatcTTCAACTGTaggatttttacttttctgtaataattttgccataattaaaaactaaaatcttccacctgcatcaaccacctgtgctggtggaccaaatctttcttgaaatgcaattGGGGGGCAGAATCGATACAGAGGCCACTAATGGCCGCCGTGCCACACTTTGGACCTGCCTGATCTAATGTCTTAATATAACAGAAATTATtgcataa
This genomic window from Fundulus heteroclitus isolate FHET01 chromosome 6, MU-UCD_Fhet_4.1, whole genome shotgun sequence contains:
- the LOC118563478 gene encoding ralA-binding protein 1-like, whose product is MTECFLPPSSSPAEQRRADHPGGVARTPSSEEISPTKFPGLYRTGEPSPPHDGHHHEPPDPYVSDDDKEHGKKKNKFKKKEKRTEGYAAFQEDSSADEAESPSKMKRSKGIHVFKKPSFSKKKEKDFKVKEKGPKEDKAKEKKSKDLTAADVVKQWKEKKKKKKPASEAEPVPVETPTVRPIFGAPLAEAVKRTALYDGIQLPAIFRECVDYIESYGMKCEGIYRVSGMKSKVDELKAAYDREECPCLEEYDPHTVASLLKQYLRELPENLLSRELAQRFEDACGRPAEAEKVAEFHKLLAEVPPQSRLLLSWLVTHMDHVIAREADTKMNIQNISIVLNPTIQIGNRVLYIFFTHVKELFGDVVLKPVVRPLRWSNMATMPALPETQENIKEEIRRQEFLLNCLHRDLQAGVKDLSKEERLWEVQRILTALKRKLREAKRQECETKIAQEIASLSKEDVSKEEMTENEEEVINLLLAQENEILTEQEELIALEQVLRRQIATEKEEIERLRAEIADIQSRQQGRSETEEYSSDSESESEDEEELQMILEDLQKQNEELENKNTHLNQAIHEEQEAILELRVQLRLLQSHKQQQQQERTVSPPAEPVPPTQPSPEARSEEQTKRSVSAVAAIAAGDAPAPTNGKTPKDPSKPSPGKDRRDTNM